The Macrobrachium nipponense isolate FS-2020 chromosome 19, ASM1510439v2, whole genome shotgun sequence genome contains a region encoding:
- the LOC135212085 gene encoding uncharacterized protein LOC135212085, translating to MKSTAAREMRQVLDGLTDFARRMRELGQERELDSFMTIEIASRKDRFWNLLRIYAAIKMSNQTLAELITYLRRETEARERREHPHSLSDNTNKSAVNYFRDKSSECDESLATLVDDGRACPFCIDKTHLIIKCPIFISKTKEERRRMIVSSKRCFFCLRANHNAINCTRPDKKRCVDCQLYHHRFVACPPYGNKVQPRTFSGLESLRAGGTSTLNANLTLSGSASECNIGRAREVASDADATFNTVGTLNSSQEGKIHRRYSPTTYVELQDVEKKWHRVVAFIDTGADTTLLKLSTAKHFGLQGEPFKFRYGVAGGGIAEESSAKFSIQIRPVNGIKSYNVIAIGIEKPAHNSPAVGGDIFDEYPHLNAAKGTLPTDEAEIDIIIGYDYYFLTMPVESVKDSVSPESSPVAVRSILGWTIFGGNIPKPKPHAASRVQFLNHLEDLQKLYTSDVVGVKPTTLCVCSDKEIAESQFIKHCRNKLCINADGRMTVEMPWKPGFPEALECNKPQAEIRLMSQEKRLIKNGTFDEYSEEIQKLIDSCFVRELYPEESRDEGWYLQHHAVYQLHKSTKVRIVWNSAAKFNGLCLNDGFYKGPDFLNSLLYCLLYWRMKSIGIAGDVQKMFNQILMAEKDQRYHRFVWRFDLSSPIRHWQWLRLPFGGKPAPDIAMMAVRTLADTFKEEEPIGAQLINCRMYMDDVIESFDKSELAIAAMDQVDRILGKGSFRIKEWHSNDPSVDRCPEDKQTRVFGSCMG from the coding sequence ATGAAGTCTACAGCAGCAAGGGAGAtgagacaggttttggatggacTGACTGATTTTGCTCGGCGAATGAGAGAACTTGGTCAAGAAAGGGAATTGGATTCATTCATGACAATTGAAATTGCCAGCAGAAAAGATCGATTCTGGAATTTATTACGAATATATGCGGCAATCAAAATGTCTAATCAGACATTAGCAGAGTTGATTACATATCTACGGAGAGAAACAGAAGCTAGAGAGCGTCGAGAACATCCCCATTCCCTGAGTGATAATACTAACAAGTCAGCTGTAAACTATTTTAGAGACAAAAGCTCAGAATGTGATGAATCCTTGGCTACATTGGTTGATGATGGGAGGGCTTGCCCCTTTTGCATAGATAAAACTCATTTGATCATTAAATGTCCTATCTTTATATCAAAAACCAAGGAAGAAAGACGAAGGATGATTGTGAGCAGTAAGAGATGTTTCTTTTGTCTTAGAGCCAACCACAACGCAATCAATTGTACACGCCCGGATAAGAAACGCTGTGTAGATTGCCAACTTTATCATCATCGATTTGTAGCCTGCCCACCATACGGAAATAAAGTACAGCCAAGGACTTTTTCTGGGTTGGAAAGTTTACGGGCGGGAGGTACTTCTACTTTGAACGCGAATCTAACTCTGTCGGGAAGTGCTTCTGAGTGTAACATTGGTCGTGCACGGGAGGTTGCTTCAGATGCAGATGCAACATTCAACACAGTAGGGACCCTGAACTCAAGCCAGGAAGGAAAAATTCATCGACGCTACTCCCCTACAACGTATGTAGAACTGCAAGATGTTGAGAAAAAATGGCATCGCGTGGTTGCATTTATTGATACAGGTGCTGATACAACATTGCTTAAGTTATCCACAGCCAAGCATTTTGGCTTGCAAGGTGAACCATTCAAGTTTCGATATGGAGTAGCTGGAGGAGGCATTGCTGAGGAAAGCAGTGCCAAGTTTTCTATCCAAATTAGACCGGTGAATGGAATTAAGTCATACAATGTAATTGCAATTGGAATTGAGAAACCAGCCCATAACAGTCCTGCAGTTGGAGGGGATATTTTTGACGAGTATCCTCATCTGAACGCTGCCAAGGGAACGTTACCCACAGATGAAGCAGAAATTGATATCATCATTGGTTATGACTATTATTTCCTTACAATGCCAGTTGAGAGCGTAAAAGACTCTGTGTCTCCTGAATCGTCTCCAGTTGCCGTCAGAAGTATCTTGGGGTGGACCATTTTTGGAGGGAATATTCCAAAACCCAAACCACATGCTGCATCCAGGGTCCAGTTTTTGAATCATTTGGAGGATTTGCAGAAATTATATACATCTGATGTTGTTGGTGTCAAACCAACAACATTGTGTGTTTGCTCAGATAAGGAAATAGCAGAGTCTCAGTTCATAAAACATTGTCGAAATAAGCTTTGCATTAATGCGGATGGTCGCATGACTGTGGAAATGCCTTGGAAGCCTGGTTTCCCTGAAGCATTGGAGTGTAACAAGCCTCAAGCAGAAATAAGACTTATGAGCCaagaaaaaagattaattaaGAATGGAACCTTTGATGAATATAGCGAAGAAATCCAGAAATTAATTGACAGTTGCTTTGTCAGAGAATTATATCCAGAGGAATCCAGAGATGAGGGATGGTATTTACAACATCATGCTGTATATCAGCTACACAAATCAACAAAGGTTCGCATCGTATGGAATTCTGCTGCCAAGTTCAATGGCTTGTGTTTGAATGATGGATTTTACAAAGGGCCAGATTTCTTGAACTCTCTTCTGTATTGCCTTCTTTACTGGAGAATGAAAAGCATAGGAATTGCAGGCGATGTTCAAAAAATGTTTAATCAAATACTTATGGCTGAAAAGGATCAGAGATATCACcggtttgtatggcgttttgatTTATCTTCTCCAATTCGTCACTGGCAGTGGCTGCGCCTTCCTTTTGGGGGTAAACCAGCACCAGACATAGCTATGATGGCTGTACGCACTTTGGCAGATACATTCAAGGAGGAGGAACCTATTGGAGCACAGTTAATTAACTGTCGCATGTACATGGATGATGTGATTGAATCATTTGATAAGAGTGAATTAGCTATTGCGGCCATGGATCAGGTGGATCGGATATTAGGAAAGGGCTCCTTCAGAATAAAAGAATGGCATTCTAATGACCCCTCTGTTGACCGATGCCCAGAAGACAAGCAAACACGAGTTTTTGGGTCATGTATGGGATAA